In Rhopalosiphum padi isolate XX-2018 chromosome 3, ASM2088224v1, whole genome shotgun sequence, the genomic stretch GTCCACCATCTGGGCAACAATATTTGGGACaatgtaaaaaattgaaaattgactTAATATGGAGGCAACCTTCATTTCCTTTTAAACTACACAAATATcctgcattaatatttttaagaacggTTGGTATCGAATGCCCAAATTGTTAACATTCCATAAAGGTTAAACTTTTATTGgtatacatagaatataataatatttaagtactcAAGGTTAGGTTATGTTAAATCATGggaatgtattattaaaaaccgCTTGGCATATATTTGTTCTACTGAGCCTTATTGAAGTAGatgttcaattaaaatatatcctaGGTATTTGAATTATTGTAATGGTAGGTATCCAGAATATTCAAGTAATATGTATTGGAATATTGATTGTAGACCGTTTTTAATGCTACTAGACAACTAAAAGATATAACATCTGAAtttggatttaaaattattatatttgtaaatttattatttatgattgatTTCATGTAgctaaaatattgataataacacaattaaaagaaatattttaaaaaaattcactataataatataatctaattggcagtaatataatttgatgcatttatttgttttgtagttgattaaaagtaatttttcaaGCTCCTTGAATAGACCTTTTTGAACGGACCAACTATAAGACcctttaaaattatgaaatattatagggtgcacttattaatttattaagaggacgctTCACCCGCATGATTTTTCACCACTCACTGTCTTACATACGTACAACaaagtaaaaacactaaaaacagtCATGCAGGCACGGACCACTGAGGTTGTAGTCAAAGTTAAGCAACcagatttttatattagaataggagatttaaaaaagtgaaatattgtttttattttttcgatatcaaaacaacaaaaaaattatccaagtttgaaaaacacaaaaaaaatgagTTTTGAAACGATAAgtactttttttgtattagtgacatcaaaaaattaaatatggtgTTGCACAggctattatacaaaaataaaacaatacaaataaacaaataataaggtGGTTGCGCATGTGTGTGTCTAAGTATCTGTGTGTCGGTCGGCGACAAGGCATATAACATCGTACGTTCGCTTGAACATATATGATGGTTTAACAATATATTCAGTGCCGGCTCGAAGGCTGTTCGAGCTCTGCAGTTGCACAGAGCCCCACAGGCCGCAGCCTgttgcaaaattaaatttttggacatttttaatatgttgcACGCAACAaacggaaaaaattaaattaacgtttgtatgaaaacaataaatggtcagttacaaaattgtattatgtttatataccaatcactaaataaaatgttaactgCAGAGGCAATTGACACCCTAATCTTAGGGTTTTCGGCTTAAACAAGATGGGCTCAAAGAGCATGTATTCAACTTATGATTCAGATTCAAATCCGAgattcaatgaaaaaaataatgactaaCAACCACTAAATAGGGGTGTATGTAATTTGCGCCAAAAAcaacccaaaaaaaaaaattatgtaatttgtgccacgtccaaaaattaattttggtaatttgcgccacttttaaataactaaatacatttttttttacagattaataatatattatatttttaatcattgatcAATCAAGTTAATTTAAATGGTTACATTTCTAGAAaatgattacattttcaatatataaatagttgaaaTAACAGTAATACTAACAATTTTTAGACTCATAAACTTTTCGATCTgtaaagtttgaaaataataacaaatcgtTGTCTTtggtacttttaataatttattcatcattatttttattcattatttaaacttttatataatttttaaacgtgATACATGAAATGTGAACGCAGGCGCGATTAATATCGGACAAACTGTAAACATCTCGATACTACTGTTAATatgttcgatatttttttttattattattagacgagactaaattatttggtattatcGTATACTGTCTATAGCTGATGCGATATCAGTTAATTTATCAGTTGGTAAATTCCAACAATTGAAGTTAAAAGTGTGGCGCAGattaccaaaattaattatctGTATTCTCTCGTcggctttttacgatatttcaatttttaggtGTGTTATATgggtatgaaattattaaatatttgataatgctcataatttactcaaaaattaaaatattataaaaagccaacgagagaacacagatattattcattattgtttatatgtatagatCGTCGGGTCTGTCTCTGTCGTGTGCCAAGTGGCaacttgttaatttaaattgtttcttttaattataCTGAATTATGCACACGTACAtggaaaagtaataataaaatcatacacTTGGTTGATTTTTTAGACTGTCTGCtccgtaaattattaaaagagcctcaataaaaaaaaaaaaatgaataagttataattttttttttattatatgtgaaTATTTAACAATACTTTTAGCATAATAATCCAggccttaaatattattaattttacctacAGTCTTTTTTTTGTCCAAAACTTCCATAAGAACTCCTTTTTCTTATTGTTTCTCGTCGTTTCTGTAAGctatattttcacattttttttgtgCTTTTCTACTTGTGTTGTCAATATAGTATAAGcaatctttcaaatattttctccGTAATATATtcttcttaaattatattacagtattacagtaCCTAGTgcctacctatacattttttgacgttttaaaatcaaaacacatGATGTCACACTACGTATTTTTAACTAACAAAGTGCGCTGTCTGCATGCACGCTGAAATACAattgttacaataattttagtcCAAAGATGTGATCAGCATATTAGCTTTTCATACAATTctttaatctttatttaaaaaaaataaatgaaaaataaatcactgATTACCGATCGCCGCTGTGTAGAGACTAGAAAATAGTAGAAaccattgaaatatattaaattactaaatacatagaaaaaaaattccacatgtaaaataatattaataaacgcgtatatactaataaaaaaaaatgcaattgaaATAAATTCACGGATTCGCTGATTGGGCGAATGTAAGTACTAAGTTCCTACACAATAAAAAAAGGTACGTAATACgtatgtaagttcctacactgcgtatatcattattcattataatatataatttataagttatcaatctaaTATCAATTGACAGTTATATCATATGATACCTATACCgtcatacatttaaatataattgttatggtCCTAATCCCAAAATATTATCCGTTTGTTTGTGTCGTAtcattcgtattatattatttatatattattattgttgtacgcaCAGCGATAAGTTTATCGGTGACTTTTGTATTTTCCCACCTCAGTCGcgaatatagttatataattatataataattatttaatataaaacatttattacataaaagtgcatgcattaatttattaccatttttttaaatacagtcCACATcaattcgaaataataataataataaaaaaaaacacacatcattgtaaaatcaatacattcatcagaacctaataattcataattgtaaaaaatatataagtaatcactgcattctatataataatataatttataagttttcaatattagttatatcataTGATATTGGCATacattctaatataataataataattcataattgtaaaaaatatatattaagtaggtactggCCGTACTGCATAGtgaattttgtatataataatataatttataatataataaataaaatatttaatatgataaaaaaaaattatattttttgaggtTTATTTCTGAAACTTAAATGTTGAACATAGtcgtattgattaattttttttggtttatacaatttttttttttttttttatgtgtttgattttactattatagaagttcatatttttatataatttattaacttggaataatttgaaaatttcaatgatttaaaaaatgtgtggaTGTTGGTGATacaaattagaattaaaatccGAATGAAAACTTTCACATGCGTTTGTTGTATGTATTCTGTATTTCTGTTTGATGATTGTTTCGCCCATATTTTCGGtggaaaaacattattattatttatttgatatataattttcaattaaatattcacaAAATTCTGCGATTGCTGGATATTTACTTTTAAGGTTTGTCTGTCATAAAATAATctgtaaaacaaatacaatccTCTACTTCCTAAAGATTGAAAAAAGAAACTCCAAAATTATGCATCAACCATTTTCCTGTATCGTCATCTGCTGAATTAAATTGTGACGCTTAAcctatgttttgtattttacgAAACCAAGCTTGGCCCAAATGAAATCGACAACCAAACACCTCGGTTTCTGGAAAATTTCATAAACAGCTTGATGCATCGctatttcaaaatctaaaataatttttttagctacTACTccagatattttgatttttttgtcaataatgtaatatagtatgtctttttttatcacaatagtTAAAAGTAGGGGAGACCGGGTCTAGTTGTaacacttttaatttttgtggctgtatcttagaaaataatattcactatcAGTTTTTTCTTATACCAATAGATAGAGAATGTTGTCTTGTTTCATATTATGCTTTGTAGGCGCTTAGTTATAAAcacctaaattaatataaagttgaatatcataattttttttttgttacattttaccCCAGTAGTGGGGTAAATTGTAACAGGGTGTGGGGTAAGTTGtaacacacacaaatatattgtttaatttctatatttatcaaaaaacaaataaaacaattctgttagaataataataatagtcatataaattaggtatttaaaataaaatagttctgTCATGTGTAATAGTTTTTACACATAAGtaagttgtattaataaaataataacattaataaaagtaggtatacatattaaaaaataacgaacaaaataatttaaaataaaatagctctTTGTGTCATGTGTAAGTTTTTAcacatgagtataatattaataacagcattaaaaataaaaataataataataataataaacatattaaaaaaattaattataataaaatcactttTCAGTATTAAGTTAGAGGAACCTTCATtacttaagaataataaaaaaacatagctaattaggtatttaaattgttcagtCTTTTAGTAGCAGTTATCACACCTATAAAACGGACTCTTACATTCCCTTGCACAGTCTACATGAGTCCAGAACTTACACTTACTACACTCAATCCACTGTTCATTTGGTTTACTTGAACTGAAAGTTTCCATGCACACTAAACAAAATGTCTCATCTTCATCTGAAGTATAATTGTTTTCCTTAGTCATTTTAGCTTTTTTGCGTTTTGTAGTTTTGACTTtctgtttttgttttgattcaaaaatgtttcttttaacAGCTTttgctttaaattttttttctatttcgttCTTTTCTGGGGTATCAGTCAACACAGCACTTTTGCCTTTTTGTctaccttttttatttaatttttgttctctTACTGCCTTAGGATATGGGCGAATACTTTCTGGTGATATCATATCGGAACTTGTTGAAGGTATTGGATTATCAGCCAGTATTTGGTTTAGAATATTAGAATTTGAACAATTATCATTTGACGCTTGAATAGCAGCATTTGAACTCACATTAATTTGATCAGGACTGATGTGTAATTCTGGTTCAAGACTGCTGTGTTCAGGACTGTTCAGGACTTGTTCAGGATTGTTGACTAATTCTTGTTCAGGATGAGTATCTTGATTTATTTGATGTGTTTCCAGTTCGTCAACATCAGTAACTAAGGATGGTGCAAATTCGTCTTctcgaaaaatatttctatcaaATGGCCAAATACCAGAAACTTTAAAACCACTCATTATATTTCGAGGTGATACTGCATCGGGCAATGCCCCAGCCACAATTTGAGGAATATCATATATTGTCATTCTAGACCCTGGGTGCATGGTCATCCACTGATCCATTTCcctattaacaaattttttaaaaggaCCATATACACTACGGTCTAGTGGTTGGAGCTTATGTGAGCAGTGTGGtggaaatgataataaaacaatgcCATTATCTTTACAAAAATCAATCACAGGCAAATATAAGTGTGACTCATGGTTGTCTAAAAGCACcaacacttttttttcaagACTTGGTCGAACATGATTTACAAAATGTTCCATGAATGTTAAGAATTCTGGACCTTGCATCCACCCAGATTTGTTGGCTGTACCAACACATCCAGCAGGTCCTCcccttaaaaaatgttgatgaaattTGACCCTAGGAAAAACAAACATTGGTGGTATAGCACAACCGATTCCATTTACTGCTATACACATAGTAACTAAAACACCCCGTTCAGCTGATGTTATAGCACCTATCTGCTTTTTCCCCTTTGTAGCAACTATTTTGGATGGTGTTTGAACTGTTGTTACACCTGTTTCatcaatattgtatatgtgttgagcttcaaatttatattttaataacacttgTTGAAACTTatccataaataaatttacattagcTTTATTGAAATTCATGGCCCTGGATAAACTGGTTGCTTCTGGTTGCCTGAGAGAAAGACTagaatttctttttaaaaattttgtaaaccAATCAGGCCCAGCCATAAGGTTTTTTCCCCATACCTCAGGATACTTCAGGCCTAGTTTGTGTGCAAATTGGTATGCTAGTTGTTTAATGTCACGGGGGGTGAGTCCAAAATACATATCTGccgaattttttatgtattgagaTAGTATTTGTTCTTGGTCTACACTGAATACTTGTTTAGGCCCCTTATATCCTACATTTAGTGTACTAACATCACCATTGTTCATACTAGCTTTAAATTTTGCTACATACCGCGACAGACTGACATGacacaaatc encodes the following:
- the LOC132928006 gene encoding uncharacterized protein LOC132928006, whose product is MPRHYIRKTNRGFTAELIKAAADEVIIENKSVRSTAKKYDLCHVSLSRYVAKFKASMNNGDVSTLNVGYKGPKQVFSVDQEQILSQYIKNSADMYFGLTPRDIKQLAYQFAHKLGLKYPEVWGKNLMAGPDWFTKFLKRNSSLSLRQPEATSLSRAMNFNKANVNLFMDKFQQVLLKYKFEAQHIYNIDETGVTTVQTPSKIVATKGKKQIGAITSAERGVLVTMCIAVNGIGCAIPPMFVFPRVKFHQHFLRGGPAGCVGTANKSGWMQGPEFLTFMEHFVNHVRPSLEKKVLVLLDNHESHLYLPVIDFCKDNGIVLLSFPPHCSHKLQPLDRSVYGPFKKFVNREMDQWMTMHPGSRMTIYDIPQIVAGALPDAVSPRNIMSGFKVSGIWPFDRNIFREDEFAPSLVTDVDELETHQINQDTHPEQELVNNPEQVLNSPEHSSLEPELHISPDQINVSSNAAIQASNDNCSNSNILNQILADNPIPSTSSDMISPESIRPYPKAVREQKLNKKGRQKGKSAVLTDTPEKNEIEKKFKAKAVKRNIFESKQKQKVKTTKRKKAKMTKENNYTSDEDETFCLVCMETFSSSKPNEQWIECSKCKFWTHVDCARECKSPFYRCDNCY